A single genomic interval of Brevibacillus brevis harbors:
- the aceB gene encoding malate synthase A produces MTTVPTNPYPLGVQISGEMHPGYQDILTPEAIQFVMKLEQKFGERRQQLLAKRVERQLQIDAGQLPDFLQETADIRKGDWTVAPLPKDLQDRRVEITGPSGDRKMVINALNSGARLFMADFEDANSPTWENTIQGQINMKDAVRRNISYISPQGKSYTLNEKTAVLIVRPRGWHLEEKHILLDQKPISGSLLDFGLYFYHNVDALIANQTAPYFYLPKLESHLEARLWNDVFLFAQDELNIPRGTIRATVLIETILAAFEMDEILYELREHSAGLNCGRWDYIFSYIKKLRNQPDVITPDRAQVTMTVPFMKAYTTLAVKTCHKRMAPCIGGMAAQIPVKNDPVQNAEAIAKVRADKEREAYDGHDGTWVAHPGLVPVAMEVFDRLMREPNQIWYKREDVDVSAKQLLAVPEGTITEAGVRTNISVGLQYIEAWLRGSGAVPINNLMEDAATAEISRAQVWQWMRHRHGVLQDGKKVTEGLVKQWLSEELQAIKQAIGQERYDNSKYPIAGDLFLQLVTTEDFEDFLTVPGYRYL; encoded by the coding sequence TTGACTACCGTACCAACGAATCCATATCCGCTGGGGGTTCAGATTTCCGGTGAGATGCACCCCGGTTATCAAGATATCCTGACACCAGAAGCAATCCAATTTGTAATGAAGCTGGAGCAAAAGTTTGGCGAAAGACGCCAGCAATTGTTGGCTAAACGTGTGGAGCGTCAATTGCAGATTGATGCAGGTCAACTGCCCGATTTTCTACAGGAAACAGCGGACATTCGTAAAGGAGATTGGACTGTTGCTCCATTGCCCAAAGATTTGCAAGACAGACGGGTGGAGATTACGGGACCTTCGGGTGACCGGAAAATGGTCATCAATGCGCTGAACTCGGGTGCTCGGCTTTTCATGGCTGATTTTGAGGACGCGAACTCACCGACCTGGGAGAACACCATCCAAGGCCAAATCAACATGAAGGATGCGGTACGCCGCAATATCTCTTACATCAGTCCACAAGGCAAATCATACACCCTCAATGAAAAGACGGCTGTTTTGATCGTGCGTCCTCGTGGCTGGCATCTTGAAGAAAAGCACATCCTCCTCGATCAAAAACCGATCTCCGGCAGCTTGCTTGACTTCGGACTTTACTTTTACCACAACGTAGATGCTCTTATCGCGAATCAGACAGCACCGTATTTTTACTTACCGAAACTGGAGAGCCATTTGGAGGCCCGCCTTTGGAACGACGTCTTCCTTTTCGCGCAGGATGAATTAAATATTCCACGCGGCACGATTCGCGCGACAGTATTGATCGAAACGATTCTCGCTGCTTTTGAGATGGATGAGATTCTGTATGAGCTTCGCGAGCATAGTGCAGGACTGAATTGTGGACGTTGGGACTACATTTTCAGCTATATCAAAAAGCTGCGGAATCAGCCTGATGTCATTACACCGGATCGTGCGCAAGTAACCATGACAGTGCCGTTCATGAAAGCATATACCACGCTGGCCGTGAAGACTTGCCATAAACGGATGGCGCCCTGCATTGGCGGAATGGCTGCACAAATTCCGGTGAAAAATGACCCGGTACAAAATGCAGAAGCCATCGCTAAAGTACGCGCTGACAAAGAGCGGGAAGCGTACGATGGACATGATGGGACTTGGGTTGCTCACCCTGGGCTAGTGCCGGTAGCCATGGAAGTATTCGATCGCCTGATGAGAGAGCCGAACCAAATTTGGTACAAACGTGAAGACGTAGACGTATCCGCTAAGCAACTGCTGGCAGTTCCAGAGGGCACGATTACAGAAGCGGGTGTCCGTACGAACATTAGCGTAGGCTTGCAGTACATCGAGGCTTGGTTGCGAGGCTCTGGGGCTGTGCCGATCAACAATCTGATGGAGGATGCGGCTACAGCAGAAATTTCGCGGGCACAGGTCTGGCAATGGATGCGTCACCGTCACGGAGTCTTGCAGGATGGTAAAAAGGTGACAGAAGGCTTGGTGAAGCAGTGGCTGAGTGAGGAGCTGCAAGCGATCAAGCAAGCAATCGGCCAAGAGAGATACGACAACAGCAAGTATCCAATTGCTGGTGATCTGTTCTTGCAATTGGTAACGACAGAAGATTTCGAAGACTTCCTAACGGTACCGGGTTATCGCTATTTGTAA
- the aceA gene encoding isocitrate lyase: protein MTKVNKQEAIQQVEQSWQEERFQGITRPYSAEDVVRLRGSVQIEYTLARLGAERLWGLLHTEHHIKALGALTGNQAIQQVKAGLKAIYLSGWQVAADANLSGQMYPDQSLYPANSVPQVVKRINQALQRADQIDQSEGGTETNWFAPIVADAEAGFGGPLNVFELMKGMIEAGAAGVHFEDQLASEKKCGHMGGKVLIPTQAAVRNLISARFAADVMGVPTIIVARTDANGAFLITSDIDEQDKPFLTGERTAEGFFRLRGGLDAAIARGLAYAPYADLIWCETSEPNLEEARRFAEAIHAKYPGKLLAYNCSPSFNWKKKLDEKTIARFQEEIGEMGYKFQFVTLAGFHSLNYSMFELARGYRDRGMAAYSELQQAEFASEVHGYTATRHQREVGTGYFDEVAQVISGGNSSTTALSGSTEEEQFAHN from the coding sequence ATGACGAAAGTAAACAAGCAAGAAGCGATTCAACAGGTGGAGCAAAGCTGGCAGGAGGAGCGTTTTCAAGGAATTACACGTCCGTATTCGGCAGAAGATGTTGTTCGTCTGCGCGGTTCCGTACAAATTGAGTATACGCTGGCTCGTCTCGGAGCAGAACGTCTGTGGGGCCTCTTGCATACCGAGCACCATATTAAAGCGTTGGGGGCTTTGACCGGGAATCAAGCGATTCAGCAGGTAAAGGCAGGATTAAAAGCGATTTACTTGAGTGGCTGGCAGGTAGCGGCCGATGCCAATCTGTCTGGTCAGATGTATCCTGATCAAAGCCTCTACCCGGCAAACAGCGTTCCCCAAGTCGTAAAAAGAATTAATCAGGCATTACAACGAGCTGATCAGATCGATCAATCAGAGGGCGGTACAGAGACGAATTGGTTTGCTCCGATCGTAGCGGACGCAGAAGCGGGCTTTGGTGGGCCACTGAACGTCTTTGAATTGATGAAGGGCATGATTGAAGCAGGTGCAGCAGGGGTGCATTTTGAAGACCAGCTGGCTTCCGAGAAAAAATGCGGCCATATGGGCGGAAAGGTACTCATTCCGACGCAAGCAGCCGTACGTAATCTGATTTCCGCCCGCTTTGCGGCAGATGTGATGGGAGTTCCGACGATTATCGTGGCACGTACCGATGCCAATGGCGCTTTCCTGATTACCAGCGACATCGACGAGCAGGATAAACCATTCCTGACGGGTGAACGAACAGCAGAAGGGTTCTTCCGTCTACGCGGCGGATTGGATGCAGCGATTGCCCGTGGACTTGCGTACGCTCCGTATGCAGATTTGATCTGGTGCGAGACTTCTGAGCCAAATTTGGAGGAAGCACGCCGTTTTGCCGAAGCGATTCATGCCAAATACCCAGGCAAGCTGTTAGCCTACAATTGCTCTCCTTCTTTCAACTGGAAAAAGAAGCTGGATGAAAAGACTATCGCTCGCTTTCAGGAAGAGATCGGCGAGATGGGCTACAAGTTCCAATTTGTCACGCTTGCTGGCTTCCACTCCCTGAATTACAGCATGTTTGAACTGGCGCGCGGCTATCGTGATCGCGGAATGGCTGCCTACTCTGAATTGCAGCAGGCTGAGTTCGCTAGCGAGGTACATGGTTATACGGCTACTCGTCATCAGCGTGAAGTGGGTACCGGGTATTTCGATGAGGTTGCGCAAGTTATCTCAGGCGGCAATTCCTCCACGACTGCACTCAGCGGGTCTACGGAAGAGGAGCAATTTGCTCACAATTAA
- a CDS encoding ABC transporter substrate-binding protein, translated as MRGNQLSWKRTVVIMTSVFLLAGCATETKSGTSLDTSQLTLDQIVEKAKQEGEVNSVGMPDTWANWGETWSNLGKEYGLKHTDTDMSSAEELAKFEAEKEDATADIGDVGIAFGPLAKQKGLTLPYKTSYWNDIPDWAKDDEGHWLLGYTGTLAFITDKTKVQNPPKTWADLKNGSYKIAIGDVMKANQAQFAVLAAAYANGGDEKNIQPGIDFFAELAKNKRLSTSDPSLANLEKGEIEVAILWDFNALGYRDKIDKNRFDVLIPEEASVSSGYATVINKYAKHPHAAMLAREYILSDAGQSNLARGYARPIRANAKLDESAKAMLLPDEMYKNARPVGDLTAWEETAKKLPQLWQEKVLIHVR; from the coding sequence ATGAGAGGGAACCAGTTAAGCTGGAAACGAACCGTTGTTATCATGACATCCGTTTTTCTGCTTGCGGGATGTGCCACCGAGACGAAATCAGGCACTTCTCTGGATACGTCGCAATTGACCCTGGATCAAATCGTGGAAAAAGCGAAGCAGGAGGGAGAAGTCAACTCCGTGGGTATGCCGGATACGTGGGCAAACTGGGGAGAGACCTGGAGCAATCTCGGAAAGGAATACGGCTTAAAGCATACCGACACCGACATGTCGAGCGCAGAAGAATTGGCTAAGTTTGAAGCGGAAAAAGAAGACGCCACAGCAGACATCGGTGACGTAGGCATCGCATTTGGACCGTTGGCCAAGCAAAAAGGGCTGACGCTGCCTTACAAAACCTCTTACTGGAACGACATTCCCGACTGGGCAAAAGATGATGAAGGACATTGGTTGCTAGGCTATACCGGAACACTGGCTTTTATCACAGACAAGACAAAGGTGCAAAATCCTCCCAAGACCTGGGCAGATTTGAAAAACGGAAGCTACAAGATCGCGATCGGCGATGTCATGAAAGCGAATCAGGCACAGTTTGCCGTTCTGGCCGCCGCCTATGCGAATGGGGGAGATGAGAAAAATATTCAGCCCGGCATTGACTTTTTCGCTGAGTTGGCAAAAAACAAGCGGCTTAGTACGAGTGATCCGAGTCTTGCCAATCTAGAAAAAGGTGAAATCGAAGTCGCGATCCTGTGGGACTTCAACGCGCTCGGGTATCGGGACAAAATCGATAAAAACCGCTTTGATGTCCTCATCCCGGAGGAAGCATCAGTCAGCAGCGGGTACGCTACGGTTATCAACAAATACGCCAAGCACCCACACGCTGCCATGCTGGCTCGTGAATACATTCTCTCCGACGCTGGACAGTCCAATTTGGCGCGCGGCTATGCACGACCGATTCGCGCCAACGCCAAGCTGGATGAATCCGCTAAAGCCATGCTGCTCCCCGATGAAATGTATAAAAACGCACGTCCGGTGGGCGATTTGACTGCTTGGGAAGAGACGGCTAAAAAGTTGCCGCAGTTATGGCAAGAGAAGGTGTTAATCCATGTGCGCTAG
- a CDS encoding alkaline phosphatase family protein → MCARKLAMIVLDGLRFDTAISHMGYLHHLVEYGIAARFQVRSELPSLSRPLYEVLLTGTPVWKNGISSNQKVRLSHQESLFHLTRKNGMSNAAAAYGWVSELYNKAPFSPFHDRIQLNTDKPIQNGMFYWEDHYPDTHLFADANFLLNGYNPDFLYVHSMNIDDDGHKHTADSAHYRNRVLAADSILANVLPAWIDAGYQIIVTADHGMTADGNHGGTSSADRDVPLFVISNLISPGIREEAIPQLQVAPLACHLLGISPSKEMQPLNV, encoded by the coding sequence ATGTGCGCTAGGAAGCTCGCGATGATTGTGCTCGACGGATTGAGATTTGACACAGCCATCTCGCACATGGGGTACCTGCATCACCTGGTCGAATACGGCATAGCAGCCCGCTTTCAGGTACGATCGGAATTGCCCAGTCTCTCTCGTCCTTTGTATGAGGTTCTTTTAACGGGAACCCCTGTGTGGAAAAACGGCATTTCCAGCAATCAGAAGGTTCGGCTTTCGCACCAGGAGAGTCTCTTTCACCTGACGCGGAAAAACGGGATGTCCAACGCTGCTGCGGCTTATGGCTGGGTAAGCGAGCTTTATAACAAGGCCCCGTTCAGTCCGTTTCACGACCGAATCCAATTGAACACCGACAAGCCGATCCAAAACGGGATGTTCTACTGGGAGGATCACTATCCGGATACACACTTGTTTGCTGACGCCAACTTTTTGTTGAATGGATACAATCCGGATTTTCTTTACGTCCACTCCATGAACATCGACGATGATGGCCACAAGCATACGGCCGATTCCGCACACTATCGAAATCGCGTTCTGGCGGCAGATTCGATACTGGCAAATGTGCTTCCTGCGTGGATCGATGCGGGTTATCAAATTATCGTGACAGCGGATCACGGGATGACAGCCGATGGAAATCATGGCGGCACTTCTAGCGCTGACCGGGACGTCCCCCTGTTTGTCATCAGCAACCTGATCTCTCCGGGTATTCGCGAGGAGGCAATCCCGCAATTGCAGGTGGCTCCGCTTGCCTGCCATTTGCTTGGCATCTCCCCCTCGAAAGAGATGCAGCCATTGAACGTATGA
- a CDS encoding ABC transporter permease: MKRFVSMFWITTIPFFAMIALFLLVPLLSMIGGSFQAEGGGGFTMSHYREIFANPYYLQAFENSVLISFLSALIGIVVAVFAAYAITRFPQSLQQRVLVITNLTSNFAGIPLAFAFIVLLGNSGLFVLLAKQLGIDFGQSFTLYSWSGLTLVYIYFQLPLAVMLLYPLYNAIQKQWMEAAELLGASPWKFWLRIGFPVLLPGIVGTFSILFANAMGAYASAYALTGSSYNLVPIRIGALVSGDIFARPELGSALAVLLGLTLAAALLVNEWLTRKIRRDLS, translated from the coding sequence ATGAAACGATTTGTCAGTATGTTTTGGATCACGACGATTCCGTTCTTTGCAATGATCGCTCTGTTTCTTCTCGTCCCGTTGCTTTCCATGATTGGAGGAAGCTTTCAGGCCGAGGGAGGCGGCGGTTTTACCATGAGTCACTATCGTGAGATTTTTGCAAATCCATATTACTTGCAGGCTTTTGAGAACAGCGTGCTCATCTCGTTCCTGTCTGCTCTCATTGGAATCGTCGTTGCTGTTTTCGCTGCCTATGCGATTACCCGTTTCCCTCAGTCTCTGCAACAGCGAGTGCTTGTCATTACCAATCTAACCTCCAATTTTGCAGGGATTCCGCTCGCTTTTGCCTTCATTGTCCTGTTGGGAAACAGTGGATTGTTTGTTTTACTCGCGAAGCAACTGGGGATTGATTTTGGACAGTCCTTTACTTTGTATTCGTGGAGCGGCTTGACGCTTGTCTATATTTATTTTCAACTGCCCCTGGCGGTAATGCTTTTGTATCCCCTGTACAACGCCATTCAGAAGCAATGGATGGAAGCGGCCGAGCTGCTTGGGGCAAGTCCATGGAAGTTTTGGCTGAGAATCGGTTTTCCGGTACTGCTTCCAGGCATCGTCGGTACATTCAGCATTCTGTTTGCCAATGCAATGGGTGCCTATGCTTCTGCCTACGCGCTCACCGGGAGCAGCTACAATCTGGTGCCCATTCGGATTGGTGCGCTAGTATCTGGTGACATTTTTGCCAGACCCGAGCTGGGTAGCGCTCTCGCTGTACTGCTTGGCCTGACGCTTGCCGCCGCCCTCCTCGTGAACGAGTGGCTGACGCGGAAGATTCGGAGGGATTTGTCTTGA
- a CDS encoding ABC transporter permease, with protein MKRISLPSLSFALVMLYLFLPVAATILYSLATEWNSTVLPEGLTGKWFAELYADPRFLQAFGRSFLLSFLTTVVAVVVIVPAVFSIIVYAPRMERLVQILVMLTYAVPGVIMAVGLIRTYSGNGIPMVIITAGAYLVGLLPYLYQGTRNSLLAMQARSLMEAAELLGASHWQAFVRIIVPNIMSGIFVSSLLSFSILFGEFVLINILVGGRYETLQMYLYAKLSSSGHVASAITVTYFVLMAIITGLVVKFTRRSFARKEVP; from the coding sequence TTGAAGCGGATCAGTTTGCCATCCTTGTCGTTTGCGTTAGTCATGCTGTATTTGTTTTTGCCTGTAGCGGCTACCATCCTGTACTCATTGGCAACCGAGTGGAACAGCACGGTTTTGCCGGAAGGACTCACAGGAAAATGGTTCGCGGAGCTGTATGCTGATCCCCGATTCTTGCAGGCATTCGGGCGTTCTTTTCTGCTCAGCTTTCTGACGACTGTCGTTGCCGTCGTCGTTATTGTTCCTGCTGTATTCTCCATTATCGTCTACGCTCCCCGGATGGAGAGGCTGGTTCAGATTTTGGTGATGCTGACCTATGCCGTTCCGGGTGTCATTATGGCGGTCGGATTGATCCGTACTTATTCAGGAAACGGGATTCCAATGGTCATCATAACCGCCGGGGCGTATCTAGTCGGATTGCTTCCGTATCTTTATCAGGGAACGCGCAACAGCCTGCTTGCCATGCAGGCACGTTCGTTGATGGAGGCAGCCGAGCTATTGGGTGCGAGCCACTGGCAGGCATTCGTACGGATTATCGTTCCGAATATCATGTCTGGAATTTTCGTGTCCTCACTCTTGTCGTTTTCCATTTTGTTCGGTGAATTCGTATTGATTAACATCCTCGTGGGAGGAAGATACGAAACCCTGCAGATGTATCTGTACGCCAAGCTATCGTCAAGTGGACATGTCGCCAGCGCGATTACGGTCACTTATTTTGTCCTGATGGCTATTATCACTGGCCTGGTTGTAAAATTCACGCGCCGAAGCTTCGCACGCAAGGAGGTCCCCTGA
- a CDS encoding ABC transporter ATP-binding protein, with product MSYVQIEHLSKTFHGQHVLQQLDLAIEKGELVTLLGPSGCGKSTLLRILSGLTAPDTGTIYIDGKDVTDVSPKDRQIGMVFQSYALFPNLTVSQNIAFGLEMNKISKTEIRLRVQEMIELVGLVGKEQAYPRELSGGQQQRVALARSLVTRPKVLLLDEPLSALDAQIRKNLQKQLRTIQRELNMTTVLVTHDQEEAMAVSDRIYIMNGGRIVQHGSPQEIYTQPRSEFVARFIGNYNVLTAEQLNRITPKLSHPAVERFAIRPETFREQPLDGEDICLTGNIAQVTMLGNITRYELNIGDVPVLVDTLHLSFEQEQIGTTKTLYVSPKDVIPLYDTIA from the coding sequence ATGAGTTACGTCCAAATCGAACACTTGTCCAAAACCTTTCACGGTCAACACGTGCTGCAGCAACTTGATCTTGCGATTGAAAAAGGCGAGCTGGTTACCTTGCTTGGCCCTAGCGGATGTGGCAAAAGCACGCTGTTACGCATCCTCAGTGGTTTGACGGCTCCTGATACGGGCACGATCTACATTGACGGAAAAGATGTAACGGACGTGTCGCCAAAAGACAGGCAGATCGGCATGGTGTTCCAATCGTATGCGCTTTTCCCCAATCTTACGGTCAGTCAAAACATTGCCTTTGGCCTGGAAATGAACAAAATCTCGAAAACGGAGATTCGGCTGCGTGTCCAGGAAATGATTGAGCTGGTGGGATTGGTGGGAAAGGAGCAGGCTTACCCGCGTGAATTGTCTGGCGGTCAGCAGCAGCGTGTGGCACTCGCCCGTTCTCTGGTCACCCGGCCAAAAGTGCTTCTGCTGGATGAGCCGCTTAGTGCGCTTGATGCCCAGATTCGTAAAAATTTGCAAAAGCAGCTACGCACCATTCAACGTGAGTTAAACATGACGACTGTGCTGGTTACTCACGATCAGGAAGAAGCCATGGCTGTCAGTGACCGCATCTACATCATGAATGGCGGACGGATCGTTCAGCACGGCAGTCCTCAAGAGATTTACACGCAACCTCGTTCTGAATTTGTTGCTCGCTTCATTGGCAATTACAACGTGCTGACTGCCGAGCAACTTAACCGAATCACGCCAAAACTGTCTCATCCGGCAGTTGAACGTTTCGCAATTCGTCCTGAGACGTTTCGCGAACAGCCTTTGGATGGGGAGGACATCTGTTTGACCGGGAATATCGCTCAGGTAACCATGCTCGGCAACATTACCCGTTACGAGCTGAACATTGGTGATGTTCCTGTACTGGTGGACACTCTTCACCTGTCCTTCGAGCAGGAGCAGATAGGCACAACAAAAACATTGTATGTAAGTCCCAAGGATGTGATTCCGCTTTATGACACTATTGCCTGA